One window of the Pedobacter ginsengisoli genome contains the following:
- a CDS encoding glycoside hydrolase family 2 protein — translation MRNRNTIVLLILFLLNAPPAEAALTHARETNRIIIPLNNGWQFYFAYNFETNIKKDLVNLPHTWNAAEVLNGVADYKRTSAVYENKLNVADNWKGKRLFLYFEGTNSVATLLINNKFVTDHQGGYTAFCAEITNFITPGENSITVQVSNAYRQDVIPLHGDFNVYGGIHRPVSLIITNQNCISPLDYGSPGIYIKQKNLSAQSANIEVLSKLSILNRKSLRLKTIIYDKDKKPVSSVITKINSENELKQDLHINKPHLWEGKASPYLYAVEVSLLQDEVTIDKIVQPLGLRSFLVEPNKGFFLNGKYLNLYGVGRHEDVSGRGSALTIEDQYRDMSLIQELGATSVRLTHYPQNKLFYNLSDSAGLILWTEIPFVGPGGYNGTGYIKNEKLEANIRKTLREMIRQNYNHPSIFFWGLFNELKLNYDNPQPFINELNVLAKKEDPDRLTTLASNLGSDTFTDLSDLMGWNQYFGWYDGVFEQVGTWADEIHRALPNKPISVSEYGAGASPFKHTEELQKPVPKGRFHPEEWQTAFHEKHWAEFKKRPYIWGKYVWVLADFGSSIRTEGDQDAINDKGLLTYDRKIKKDAFYFYKANWNPEPVLYISERRNTKRTKSLTSIKVFSNGKKTELLVNGKSYGKKEKNELNTIVWDNIPLQEGKNKIVVKSQIKGKWLQDRCEWYLTTAT, via the coding sequence ATGCGCAACAGAAATACTATTGTTTTACTTATCCTTTTTTTATTGAATGCTCCACCTGCAGAAGCTGCTTTGACTCATGCCAGAGAAACAAACAGAATTATCATACCATTGAACAATGGCTGGCAATTCTATTTCGCCTATAACTTCGAAACAAATATTAAAAAAGATTTGGTTAATTTACCACATACCTGGAATGCTGCCGAGGTTTTAAATGGTGTGGCGGATTATAAAAGAACTTCAGCAGTTTATGAAAATAAGCTTAATGTTGCAGACAACTGGAAAGGAAAACGCCTTTTCCTTTATTTTGAGGGAACGAACAGTGTAGCAACCTTATTGATAAATAATAAGTTTGTAACTGATCATCAGGGAGGCTATACTGCATTTTGTGCTGAAATAACGAATTTTATTACCCCTGGAGAAAATTCTATAACTGTGCAGGTAAGTAATGCTTACAGGCAGGATGTAATACCATTACATGGCGATTTTAATGTATATGGAGGTATACATCGTCCAGTCTCTTTAATTATTACCAATCAAAATTGCATTAGCCCCTTAGATTACGGTAGTCCGGGCATATATATCAAGCAAAAAAATCTATCTGCCCAATCCGCAAACATCGAAGTCTTAAGTAAGCTATCAATATTAAATAGAAAGAGCCTAAGGCTCAAAACTATCATTTATGATAAGGATAAAAAACCCGTATCATCTGTAATTACCAAAATTAATTCAGAAAATGAGTTGAAACAAGACCTACACATAAATAAACCGCACTTATGGGAAGGGAAAGCTTCCCCCTACCTTTACGCCGTAGAGGTAAGCCTGCTACAAGATGAGGTGACCATTGACAAGATAGTTCAACCCCTGGGATTACGCAGTTTCCTTGTTGAACCAAATAAAGGGTTTTTTCTTAATGGAAAATATCTCAATCTATATGGTGTTGGTCGACATGAGGATGTTTCCGGTCGGGGATCTGCGCTGACTATTGAGGACCAATATAGAGACATGAGCCTTATTCAAGAACTCGGAGCAACTTCGGTTCGTTTAACACATTATCCCCAGAATAAGCTTTTTTATAACCTAAGTGACAGTGCCGGCCTTATTTTGTGGACGGAGATCCCCTTTGTTGGCCCCGGTGGATATAATGGAACCGGGTACATAAAAAATGAAAAACTAGAAGCAAACATAAGAAAAACACTTAGGGAGATGATCAGGCAAAATTATAATCATCCTTCAATATTTTTCTGGGGCCTGTTTAATGAGCTAAAACTAAATTACGATAACCCTCAGCCTTTTATCAACGAATTAAATGTACTTGCAAAAAAAGAGGACCCAGACCGCTTAACAACATTGGCATCAAACCTAGGTAGTGATACATTTACAGACTTAAGTGATTTGATGGGCTGGAACCAATATTTTGGCTGGTATGATGGGGTTTTTGAGCAGGTAGGAACATGGGCAGATGAAATACATCGGGCCCTGCCAAACAAACCAATATCAGTCAGCGAATATGGAGCCGGAGCAAGCCCCTTTAAACATACTGAAGAGCTCCAAAAGCCAGTTCCGAAAGGAAGATTTCATCCTGAAGAATGGCAGACTGCCTTTCATGAAAAACACTGGGCAGAGTTCAAAAAGCGCCCATATATATGGGGAAAATATGTTTGGGTACTGGCTGATTTCGGGTCATCAATACGGACAGAAGGAGACCAAGATGCGATTAACGATAAAGGACTGCTGACTTACGACAGAAAGATAAAAAAGGATGCTTTTTATTTTTATAAAGCAAACTGGAACCCTGAGCCAGTACTGTACATTTCAGAGCGCAGGAACACCAAGCGCACCAAATCTCTGACGAGTATAAAGGTTTTTTCCAATGGGAAAAAAACAGAATTACTGGTTAATGGAAAGAGTTATGGCAAAAAAGAAAAGAATGAGCTCAATACTATTGTGTGGGATAACATACCACTGCAGGAAGGAAAAAATAAGATCGTAGTAAAATCTCAAATAAAGGGAAAGTGGCTGCAAGACAGGTGTGAATGGTATTTAACAACTGCGACATAA
- a CDS encoding RagB/SusD family nutrient uptake outer membrane protein has translation MKKIFNILIVIAVLTGCKKDLLDTEPYGSIASSNMWTTDNLTDLGVTGVYAALNSSTVAGRDLYQMDQYSYTGQTRDVQSLMAGTITPGNGLFSGNWRGLYEGIQRANDAIKNLPTSPSANEKKARYIAECKFLRAYFYFRLNQLWKGVPIYLEPFTDTEATKGRSTEEEVWNQIIADLNDCIAEPNLPQKYTKGNANFGHITKGAAYALRGKAYLYQKKWILASADFSKVKEAGYTLFSDYKSLFKEANEQSDEMIFTIQNISLAGFGSSTQWYCGTRSSFGSCWNTYLVSPNLVDLYDNADGTLFNWEQVIPGYSAMSPAKREVFFLRNNLSAAEITAATARGAEMSLYLPQGNEERIKAAYANRDGRLAANVITPYSIYNGVNGATNSAVTSRWPYRSDALTTADLRSDTQSLFYYLYRKFVYEGNSEIIDRNYGPIDFPIIRYADVLLMWAEAINEQGFNQEAVNLVNLVRARGGVAPLQSFDPTAPAYVADQITMRERIRNERRIEFPNEGINYFDELRWMTLKEKSFKSGNGVKQVWGANVSSYDYMGDQLYNWPIPQVEIEMNSNLKQNPGWAN, from the coding sequence ATGAAGAAAATATTTAATATTTTAATAGTCATAGCAGTACTTACAGGATGTAAAAAAGATCTGCTGGATACAGAACCTTATGGTTCAATTGCCTCCTCAAATATGTGGACAACTGATAACTTAACAGATCTTGGTGTTACAGGAGTTTACGCTGCACTCAATTCTTCTACCGTAGCAGGCCGCGACCTTTATCAAATGGATCAATACAGTTATACTGGACAAACCCGTGATGTTCAATCCTTAATGGCAGGTACAATTACTCCAGGAAACGGTTTGTTTAGCGGCAATTGGCGGGGCTTATATGAGGGTATCCAACGGGCGAACGACGCTATAAAGAACCTACCAACCTCCCCTTCAGCAAACGAGAAAAAAGCACGATATATAGCTGAATGCAAGTTTCTAAGGGCATATTTTTACTTCCGTTTAAACCAGCTATGGAAAGGTGTACCTATTTATTTGGAGCCTTTTACCGATACTGAGGCTACCAAAGGACGCTCAACAGAGGAGGAAGTCTGGAACCAAATCATCGCTGACCTGAATGATTGCATTGCAGAGCCAAATCTACCTCAGAAATATACAAAGGGGAATGCTAATTTTGGCCATATCACCAAGGGTGCCGCATATGCTCTAAGAGGAAAAGCTTATCTATATCAAAAAAAATGGATCCTTGCCTCAGCCGATTTCAGCAAGGTAAAAGAAGCCGGTTATACCCTGTTTAGTGACTATAAATCTTTATTTAAAGAGGCGAATGAACAAAGCGATGAAATGATCTTTACCATCCAAAACATTAGTCTTGCAGGATTTGGATCATCAACACAATGGTATTGCGGTACCCGCTCATCATTCGGTTCTTGCTGGAACACTTATTTAGTTTCTCCTAATCTGGTTGACCTCTATGATAATGCCGACGGTACTTTATTTAATTGGGAACAGGTGATTCCGGGTTATTCAGCAATGAGCCCCGCCAAACGCGAAGTATTCTTTTTGAGAAACAATCTCTCAGCAGCGGAAATTACTGCCGCAACAGCCAGAGGAGCAGAAATGAGCTTATACCTGCCACAAGGAAATGAGGAAAGGATTAAAGCTGCATATGCCAATAGAGACGGACGTTTGGCGGCAAATGTTATCACTCCATATTCCATCTATAATGGTGTAAATGGTGCAACAAATTCTGCAGTTACCTCGCGTTGGCCTTACAGATCGGATGCCTTAACTACCGCAGATCTGCGCTCTGATACACAAAGTCTTTTCTATTACCTATACAGAAAATTCGTTTATGAAGGAAACTCAGAGATTATTGATAGAAATTATGGTCCGATTGATTTTCCAATTATTCGCTATGCCGATGTACTGCTTATGTGGGCCGAGGCAATCAATGAACAGGGATTCAATCAGGAAGCTGTAAATTTGGTAAATCTTGTTAGGGCAAGAGGCGGAGTAGCACCGCTTCAGTCTTTTGATCCGACAGCTCCTGCTTATGTTGCAGACCAAATAACAATGAGGGAACGAATCAGAAACGAACGAAGAATAGAATTTCCAAATGAAGGTATCAATTACTTTGATGAACTTCGCTGGATGACACTGAAAGAAAAAAGTTTCAAGAGCGGAAATGGAGTAAAACAAGTTTGGGGTGCCAATGTAAGCAGTTATGATTATATGGGTGACCAGCTATATAATTGGCCGATTCCTCAGGTAGAAATTGAGATGAATAGCAATCTGAAACAAAATCCCGGGTGGGCAAATTAA
- a CDS encoding SprT-like domain-containing protein, with the protein MPAAAAPIIARWIDYFQCEFKISKNRATKLGDYRHPFKGAGHKISVNNDLNAYAFLVTTVHEFAHLLTWNDHKNRVKPHGDEWKRNFKRMMVPFIDQNIFPQDVQSAIISYLDNPSAASCTDLKLSRALKKYDALINVSRLEELPINTIFSIKDGRQFKKGERLRKRYRCVCLDNGNIYLFNPLAEVTLAATGT; encoded by the coding sequence ATGCCTGCTGCTGCGGCTCCCATTATAGCCCGGTGGATAGATTATTTTCAATGTGAATTTAAGATTTCTAAGAACAGGGCTACAAAACTGGGCGATTACAGACATCCTTTTAAAGGTGCAGGGCATAAGATTTCGGTTAATAATGACCTTAATGCATATGCGTTTCTGGTCACCACTGTTCACGAATTTGCGCATTTACTGACCTGGAATGATCACAAGAATAGAGTGAAGCCCCATGGAGATGAGTGGAAGCGGAATTTTAAACGAATGATGGTGCCTTTTATTGATCAGAATATTTTTCCTCAGGATGTACAGTCTGCAATTATCAGTTATTTAGATAATCCTTCGGCCGCCAGTTGTACTGATTTAAAGCTATCAAGGGCCTTAAAGAAATATGATGCCCTGATCAACGTATCGCGCCTTGAAGAGCTCCCTATAAACACCATATTCAGCATAAAGGATGGAAGACAATTTAAAAAAGGAGAGCGTTTGAGAAAAAGATACCGTTGCGTTTGTCTTGATAACGGAAATATTTATCTTTTTAATCCGTTAGCCGAGGTAACATTGGCGGCTACTGGCACATAA
- a CDS encoding right-handed parallel beta-helix repeat-containing protein, with the protein MKREHLTHCLMLILITAFAIYNLQAKNLTKPVTYYVDHKNGDDSQSGSTEKQAWKSLERVNKASFKPGDQILFKRGGKWEGQLVPQGSGSQLSPITIGTYDKGPMPAIAAAGKFRDVILLKNLSNIIVQDLDLSNTDSTVREQKTGPTGVRVMAEDIGTISNIKLTNLYIHDINGDNKKGSKEGHGIFWDCQGPKQSNIENLQIEYCKVVRVDRNGIRGNGTFAFRDNWFPNKNLIIRNCSLKDIGGDGIVIKGFDGSVIEHNKLFHIRTRARDNAVGIWPHSSDNTLIQFNEVAFTKNQDWSNDGQSFDIDGNCNNTIIQNNYSHDNEGGFMLVISDAINAKSSMTKNSIIRNNLSINDGHNRKRLFNFALVTDSTLVSGNLFYNDSKDMVNMELIDIEHGVPKNVIFENNIFHYGGNVAGIFTKSDKQYVAITWKGNCFDGNITGKNKLLNVTESKTSLTNKDTKQYPWNLLKKLKVKMH; encoded by the coding sequence ATGAAAAGAGAACATTTAACCCATTGTTTGATGCTAATATTAATTACAGCATTTGCAATCTATAATTTGCAGGCCAAAAATTTGACAAAGCCTGTAACCTATTATGTAGATCATAAAAATGGCGACGACTCCCAATCTGGATCTACAGAAAAACAGGCTTGGAAAAGCCTCGAACGGGTTAACAAGGCAAGTTTTAAACCTGGTGATCAAATCCTTTTTAAACGAGGAGGTAAATGGGAAGGCCAGTTGGTTCCTCAGGGCTCAGGCTCTCAATTGTCGCCTATTACTATTGGTACCTACGACAAAGGACCGATGCCTGCAATTGCTGCGGCAGGCAAATTCCGGGACGTAATTTTGCTAAAGAACCTGAGTAACATCATTGTTCAGGACCTCGACCTGTCAAACACAGATTCTACTGTAAGAGAGCAAAAGACCGGTCCTACTGGTGTAAGGGTAATGGCAGAAGATATAGGTACCATATCTAATATCAAATTAACAAATTTATATATACATGATATTAATGGTGACAATAAAAAAGGGAGCAAAGAAGGTCATGGAATATTTTGGGACTGCCAGGGGCCAAAGCAAAGTAACATAGAAAATCTGCAGATTGAATATTGTAAAGTCGTACGGGTAGATCGGAATGGAATCAGGGGAAATGGAACTTTCGCCTTTCGCGATAATTGGTTTCCAAACAAGAACCTCATCATAAGAAACTGTTCGCTTAAAGATATAGGAGGTGATGGAATTGTTATAAAAGGATTTGATGGCTCAGTAATTGAGCACAACAAATTATTCCATATCAGAACCCGTGCTAGAGACAATGCAGTTGGGATATGGCCACATAGCAGTGACAATACCCTTATTCAATTCAACGAGGTTGCATTTACAAAAAATCAAGATTGGTCTAATGACGGGCAGTCGTTTGATATTGATGGTAATTGTAACAATACCATCATCCAAAACAACTATAGTCATGATAATGAAGGCGGTTTTATGCTGGTCATCTCAGATGCGATAAATGCTAAAAGCAGCATGACAAAAAACAGTATAATTAGAAATAACCTAAGCATTAATGATGGTCATAACAGAAAACGTCTTTTCAACTTTGCTCTGGTAACTGACAGCACACTTGTTTCAGGGAATCTATTCTATAATGACTCGAAAGATATGGTAAACATGGAACTTATTGATATTGAACATGGCGTTCCAAAGAATGTAATTTTCGAAAATAACATTTTTCATTACGGGGGCAATGTCGCAGGCATTTTCACTAAATCAGACAAGCAATATGTAGCGATTACCTGGAAGGGCAACTGCTTTGATGGAAACATCACCGGAAAAAATAAACTGTTAAATGTAACTGAAAGCAAAACATCTTTAACCAATAAAGACACCAAACAATATCCCTGGAATCTTCTTAAAAAGCTAAAAGTAAAAATGCACTAG